The nucleotide window TTCCCAGCCCTATCAATTGCCAAGACTCCACAGCCATAACCTGCCCAAAACTGCCGATGCCCCGCCCTGCGCCTGGACCCGGATGACGCTGGCCGCCAGCGCCCGGGAACAAGCTGCCTGAAGGAGTCATGTGCCATGGGAATTCTCTGCCCGGGACGCTGTACCGTCATTGCCGAAGCGGGCGTCAACCACAACGGATCGCTGGATCTCGCCCTGCAACTCGTGGATGCAGCCGTTGCGGCAGGTGCCGATGCCGTGAAATTTCAAACCTTTCGCGCCGACCGGCTCGTCAGCCGCCAGGCCCCCAAAGCCCGCTATCAACAGGTCACCACCGATCCGCACGAATCGCAGTGGCAGATGATCCAGCGTCTGGAACTGGATCCGGCGGCCCATCACCGTCTGCAAGCGCATTGTCATGCGGCAGGAATTGCCTTCCTCTCCAGCCCATTCGACGTGGAGAGCCTGGATTTTCTGGTCAACGGACTCGATATGGCGGTTCTCAAGATTCCCTCTGGAGAGATGACCAACGGTCCCCTGCTCCTGGCGGCGGGACGCTCCGGGCGGGAAATCATCCTCTCCACCGGCATGGCCACGCTCGCCGAAGTCGAGACGGCACTGGGGGTTTTGGCCTTTGGTCTGTTGCAATCCACGGCCACACCCGGAAGGGCAGCCTTCCAGGATGCCTTCATTTCTCCGGCTGGTGGACGGGTTTTGCAAGAAAAGGCACGCTTGTTGCATTGTACAACAGAGTATCCGGCCCCGTATGGTGAGGTCAATCTGCGCGGGATGGATACGCTCCGGGATGCTTTCGGTTTGCCGACCGGATATTCGGATCACACCGAGGGCATCGCAATCGCCCTGGCGGCTGTGGCCCGGGGAGCGGTGGTGGTGGAGAAACATTTCACCCTGGATCGGGGGTTGCCCGGTCCCGATCACCGCGCCTCGTTGGAACCGGAACAATTGGCAACCATGGTTCGCGAAATCCGGTCCGTGGAAGCCGCGCTGGGGGATGGGCGCAAATGCCCCTCCCCGGCGGAATTGAAAAATCGGGATGTGGCCCGCAAAAGCCTGGTGGCCTTGCGGGAAATTCCCTCCGGGACCCGCTTTTCGGCGGAAAACCTGGGGGCCAGACGACCGGGAACCGGTCTCTCGCCCATGGCCTGGTGGGAATTGCTGGATCAACCGGCACGGCAGCACTACGCAAAGGATCAGGAAATCAAATGAGCGACAAACTGCTCGTTCTTGGCGGCGGCGGTCATGCCCAGGTGGTAATGGAAACCATGGTCAGCCTGGAATGGCGCGACCGCATCCTCGGCATCCTGGATGCCGACCCGGACCATGTACCGGAAAACCCCTTTGCCATTCCGGTGCTGGGGACCGACGCCGAACTGGAACGCTTCCCCCCCTCTGCGGCCCAGCTCGTCAACGGTCTGGGTCTGGTGGGCAGGGAGAGCCATCGGGAAAAGCTGTTTCGGCAGTTGCAACAACAGGGATACGAATTTCCGGCATTGGTCCACCCGGATGCCGTCGTGGCCCGGGGCGTGCGGGTGGGCAACGGGGCACAAATCATGGCCGGGGCCGTGGTCCAGGTGGGATCCGTGGTCGGCAACAACGCCATCGTCAACACCGGAGCTGTGGTGGATCATGATGGTGTCGTCGGTGCCCACGCCCATATCGGACCGGGAGCCGTGTTGTGTGGCGGGGTCAAGGTGGACGAAGGGGTCCTGGTGGGCGCAGGTGCCACCATCATCCAGGGAGTCCATGTGGGGCACCACGCCGTGGTAGGGGCCGGCGCGGTGGTGGTGCGTGACGTAGCAGCAGGGACCCGCATGGTCGGGGTCCCGGCACGGGAGTTACCCGAATGAAACATGACTGGCGCAAGGTCCTGGTAGGACCAGAGCTGCCGATCTTCCACGCCCTCGAGGTCATGAACCAGGGGGCCATCAAAGTGGTGATCGTTGTGGACGAAAATCGACATCTCCTGGGAATCGTCACCGACGGCGACGTGCGGCGCGGCTTCCTCAATCGCATTGATCTGAATGCCCCGATCCGGTCGGTCATGAGTACCTCCCCGACCGTGGCCCGGGTCACGGAATCGCAGGAGAGCATCCGCTCCCTGATGCAGACACGCGGTCTCGAACACATCCCGGTCGTGGATGATGTGGGCCGTCTGGTGGGTTTGAATACCCTCTCGGAATTGACACGCCCCCAGGTCAAGGACAACTGGGTCGTCCTCATGGCCGGTGGCCTGGGCACCCGCCTCGGACGCCTGACCGAACAGTGCCCGAAACCCCTGCTGCACGTAGGATCGAAGCCAATCCTGGAAATCATCCTGGAAAGCTTCATTCAGCATGGCTTTCATCAATTCTTCATGTCGGTCAACTATCGGAAAGAGATGATCCAGTCCCATTTTGGCGACGGTTCCAGGTGGGGTGTCTCCATCGAATACCTGGAAGAGAATGATCGCCTGGGTACGGCAGGCTCTCTCTCCCTGCTGCCCGATATTCCGGATCATCCCTTCTTCGTCATGAACGGGGATCTGCTCACCCGGATCAATTACAGCAATATTCTGGAGTTTCATCAGGAGCATGAGGCCGATGCCACCCTGTGCGTGCGCAAGGTCGAACAGACCGTGCCCTATGGCGTCGTCGAAACCGACCACCATCGCCTCGTCAACATTGTCGAAAAACCGGTGCAGGAGTATTTCGTCAATGCCGGGATCTACCTCCTGAATCCGCAAGTCATTTCCTTTGTCCCGGACAGCGGTTATTTCGACATGACCGATCTGTTCCGCAAACTGGTTGATCTGGGTCGGGTGACTGCGGCATATTCGTTTCTGGAATACTGGCTGGACATTGGCCGTTTGGGTGACTTCCAGCAGGCATGTCAGGACTATCCAAAGGTGTTCGAATGATTCAGGGCAAGCGCGTTCTGGCAGTGATCCCTGCTCGTGGAGGATCCAAGGGGATTCCCTACAAAAACATTTGCGACCTGGCCGGCAAACCCTTGCTGGCCTGGAGCATCGAAGCCGCCCGGGCCTGTGCCTACATCGACCGGTGCATTCTGTCGTCGGAGGATGCCGAGATCATCGCCACGGCCCAAAAATGGGGCTGTGAGGTTCCCTTTGTGCGTCCCATGGAGTTGGCCAGGGATGAATCCCCCACCATACCGGTTCTGATCCATGCCCTGGATGCACTTGCGGAGCGTTATGACTATCTGGTCCTGCTCCAGGTGACATCGCCCCTGCGCGACCCGGCGGATATTTCCGCCTGTCTGGAAATCTGCGAACGGGAACGGGCACCCGCCTGTGTCACCCTGGTGGAGACCCATCAAAACCCTCAATACATGTACAGGTTGGATCCTGTCGGCCACATGGCACCCATTCTGGGACCCAAATCCGGCACGGCCCACATTCGACGCCAGGATTTGCCCAAAGTGTATGCCTTGAACGGGGCCGTCTGTGTGGCCCGGGTTGCCTGGCTGCGTGAGCATCGAACCTTCCTCGGCGACAGCACCCTGGGCCTTGTCATGCCCCCGGAACGTTCCCTGGACATCGATACACCCCTCGATCTGACCCTGGTGCGGGCTGTCCTGGCCGCCAGGGAACAGAAACAATCTGCCAACGAAGCTTCTGTCTGAACAGAGACAGATTGAAATTCAATTATTTATCTTGCGTCTGGAAAACATCCTCCAATCAGGTGATTCCGTTCATCTGACGTATGGTTCTTTTTTCCACTTTCGATCATACTGTCAGCAACTGGTTGACTAGTGGGTCAACCGACCTGATTTGAAACGTCCACTTTCGCCGACATGATCACCCCTGTTGCACC belongs to Magnetococcales bacterium and includes:
- the neuB gene encoding N-acetylneuraminate synthase, with protein sequence MGILCPGRCTVIAEAGVNHNGSLDLALQLVDAAVAAGADAVKFQTFRADRLVSRQAPKARYQQVTTDPHESQWQMIQRLELDPAAHHRLQAHCHAAGIAFLSSPFDVESLDFLVNGLDMAVLKIPSGEMTNGPLLLAAGRSGREIILSTGMATLAEVETALGVLAFGLLQSTATPGRAAFQDAFISPAGGRVLQEKARLLHCTTEYPAPYGEVNLRGMDTLRDAFGLPTGYSDHTEGIAIALAAVARGAVVVEKHFTLDRGLPGPDHRASLEPEQLATMVREIRSVEAALGDGRKCPSPAELKNRDVARKSLVALREIPSGTRFSAENLGARRPGTGLSPMAWWELLDQPARQHYAKDQEIK
- a CDS encoding NeuD/PglB/VioB family sugar acetyltransferase is translated as MSDKLLVLGGGGHAQVVMETMVSLEWRDRILGILDADPDHVPENPFAIPVLGTDAELERFPPSAAQLVNGLGLVGRESHREKLFRQLQQQGYEFPALVHPDAVVARGVRVGNGAQIMAGAVVQVGSVVGNNAIVNTGAVVDHDGVVGAHAHIGPGAVLCGGVKVDEGVLVGAGATIIQGVHVGHHAVVGAGAVVVRDVAAGTRMVGVPARELPE
- a CDS encoding nucleotidyltransferase family protein, coding for MKHDWRKVLVGPELPIFHALEVMNQGAIKVVIVVDENRHLLGIVTDGDVRRGFLNRIDLNAPIRSVMSTSPTVARVTESQESIRSLMQTRGLEHIPVVDDVGRLVGLNTLSELTRPQVKDNWVVLMAGGLGTRLGRLTEQCPKPLLHVGSKPILEIILESFIQHGFHQFFMSVNYRKEMIQSHFGDGSRWGVSIEYLEENDRLGTAGSLSLLPDIPDHPFFVMNGDLLTRINYSNILEFHQEHEADATLCVRKVEQTVPYGVVETDHHRLVNIVEKPVQEYFVNAGIYLLNPQVISFVPDSGYFDMTDLFRKLVDLGRVTAAYSFLEYWLDIGRLGDFQQACQDYPKVFE
- a CDS encoding acylneuraminate cytidylyltransferase family protein, which encodes MIQGKRVLAVIPARGGSKGIPYKNICDLAGKPLLAWSIEAARACAYIDRCILSSEDAEIIATAQKWGCEVPFVRPMELARDESPTIPVLIHALDALAERYDYLVLLQVTSPLRDPADISACLEICERERAPACVTLVETHQNPQYMYRLDPVGHMAPILGPKSGTAHIRRQDLPKVYALNGAVCVARVAWLREHRTFLGDSTLGLVMPPERSLDIDTPLDLTLVRAVLAAREQKQSANEASV